TATGGACTCGCCGTATACCAGCCGCTTTACAATACGCCCTTTCAAAAGGTGTTCTTCCACAATCTCCGGAACATCCTCCACCTTTACCCGGCTATAAAAAACCCCTTCGGGGTATACGACTACCACAGGCCCCATCTCGCACAGGCCAAAGCAACCTGTTCTGACAACTTGAACTTCACGATCGAGATTGTTGGATTTTAATTCCTCGTTAAACCTCTCAGCGATTTTATCTGAATTTGACGAGGTGCAGCCAGTCCCTCCGCATATCATCACGTGCGATCTGTACAATTTTGGCATTTAAATCCCCCCTATTTATTGGATTACATTTTCGATTGTCCACTCTTTTAATACATGGCCATTTATGATATGCTCCACGACTATCTGTCTGGCTTTTTCTGGATCCACTTTGACGTACGTCACTTTTTCTTCGCCGGGACGGGACACCTCTACTATAGGCTCAAATTTACACAGCCCTATACATCCTGTTTGAGCTACTACCACATCGGTTATATTCCTCTTTTCCAGCTCATCCATTATAGCCAGCATGACGGGTCTTGCCCCTGCAGCTATGCCACAGGTAGCCATGCCCACTACAACCCTGGTACCTGTCCTGTCCTTCCTCAAGTTAACCCTTTCAAGGGCTTCTTGCCTTATTTTCTCCAGCTCCTCAATGGTCTTCACTTTTTACACCTCCATAAAGGTTAGACATACCTTCTCTTAAATATCCGTTGATCCATTTAATAACAGCAAAATCGTCAAGGGGTACTTCCCCAAGTTTTTTTCTCAATTTCCTTGTATCCAGCTCAAAGGTGCGGTCATCATACCTGTGGACGTATAAAAAATCGACTTGTGGATTTGCCGCAATAAGGGCAGCAAAAGTTCCTGCCATATCCCCCAGCGGTGCCCTGTCGATATGGCTCCATTTAAATACCCCCTTTACACTTGCGCCTCTGCCAGGCTCCGACTTAATCGTAACGTCGCCTCCGCATCTCCTGGCGGCTTCTCTAAAAAGAGGCAAACCCAATCCCACTTTTCTCGTAGCTCTGGTAGTGTAAAAAGGGTCAAACACGTTTTCCAGCATTTTACCGTCCATTCCACAGCCGTCATCATCCACCTGTACGATCAGTAAATCCCTTATGGGATCCTCTACTACGGTTACCTTTATAAAATGAGCTCCCGCTTTTATGGAATTCTGCACCAGATCCATGATGTGCATGGATAATTCTCTCATTTTTCGTTCTGGTACTTTTCAATGATCTTTACCACTTCATCAGGAGTCAATCGGCCATAAACCTCATCATTTATCATCATCACAGGGGCAAGGCCACAAGCGCCAAGGCACCTGGTAGCATCCAGCGAAAATTTGCCGTCGCTGGTAGTTTCACCGGCTTCAATACCCAATTTTTCTCTGATCTTGTCCATCACTAACGCTGCCCCTTTTACGTAGCACGCCGTTCCCAGGCATACACCTATCTTGTATTTGCCTGCTGGCTTCAACGTAAATCTGGAATAAAACGTGGCAACGCCGTACACTTCCGATATAGGAACGTTCAGGCCCTTTGCGATCATTTCCTGTACCTCATAAGGCAGGTACCCAAACAATTCCTGCGCCTCGTTCATAACAGGTATCAATGACCCTCTCTTATCTTTGTAGTACTCTATTATTCCTTTTAGTTTTTCCACCTTTTCTGGATCTAGATTTTTTGATAGCAGATCTGGCATTGTATCCCCTCCTTTTTTTCCTTTATATTTTAGCATATTTTCGTAAGTTTTTTAACTATCAATTTTAATTTTTTGCCCTAATTTGCGCAATAACTTTAAACAATTTTAGGCGATAATCTTAAAAATACGTAATTGTTAGTTAATATTCAAACACATATTTAAAACAAAAAAATCTCTCAATAGAGGTTTAAATCTGGTATACATATCTCAACGGCATCGTATCTTTCCAGTATGTCCCCCAGTTGATGGGCATCAGAGGACTTTATGATGTGGTATTTCATGAGCTCAGGATGTGCCCTTAAAAAGTCCGGTATATCGCAGTGACGGGACACCTCTAGGTGGGTAAAAAGCAGGTTATCAGGTATAAAACCCAACTGATATAGCATGCCAAACCCTTGTCTGTCCACATGGGCAGGTATAGATATGCCACCGCAATCGCGGCTTAAAGCGCATATATCCTCAACGGACAAATTTACCGCATTTAACAACAACCTGTCTTCAACGCCAACTATATCGTCATTGCAGTCCATAATTAGCTGCCTGCCAAAAATCTCTTCCCTATTGCTCACAGGAGGGAGATGGCGATAAATCACCTCTTGAAATCGTTCGGCACCTTCACAGCTATCAAACAAGCACAATATATGCACATCTTCCCTGCTCTGCACTTCCATACCCGGAATAACCTTTATCCTGCCTTTGG
The genomic region above belongs to Caldanaerobius polysaccharolyticus DSM 13641 and contains:
- the nuoE gene encoding NADH-quinone oxidoreductase subunit NuoE; the protein is MPDLLSKNLDPEKVEKLKGIIEYYKDKRGSLIPVMNEAQELFGYLPYEVQEMIAKGLNVPISEVYGVATFYSRFTLKPAGKYKIGVCLGTACYVKGAALVMDKIREKLGIEAGETTSDGKFSLDATRCLGACGLAPVMMINDEVYGRLTPDEVVKIIEKYQNEK
- a CDS encoding ATP-binding protein, which produces MHIMDLVQNSIKAGAHFIKVTVVEDPIRDLLIVQVDDDGCGMDGKMLENVFDPFYTTRATRKVGLGLPLFREAARRCGGDVTIKSEPGRGASVKGVFKWSHIDRAPLGDMAGTFAALIAANPQVDFLYVHRYDDRTFELDTRKLRKKLGEVPLDDFAVIKWINGYLREGMSNLYGGVKSEDH
- a CDS encoding PHP domain-containing protein, producing MMYVDLHIHTALSPCASDDMTPNNIVNMALLKGLDAIAVTDHNSSLNVRAVVQVAKGRIKVIPGMEVQSREDVHILCLFDSCEGAERFQEVIYRHLPPVSNREEIFGRQLIMDCNDDIVGVEDRLLLNAVNLSVEDICALSRDCGGISIPAHVDRQGFGMLYQLGFIPDNLLFTHLEVSRHCDIPDFLRAHPELMKYHIIKSSDAHQLGDILERYDAVEICIPDLNLY
- a CDS encoding (2Fe-2S) ferredoxin domain-containing protein: MKTIEELEKIRQEALERVNLRKDRTGTRVVVGMATCGIAAGARPVMLAIMDELEKRNITDVVVAQTGCIGLCKFEPIVEVSRPGEEKVTYVKVDPEKARQIVVEHIINGHVLKEWTIENVIQ